A stretch of the Prochlorococcus marinus str. MIT 0918 genome encodes the following:
- the thiL gene encoding thiamine-phosphate kinase — MPSPSFSKETLRQIGEKGVLNRLKKFMDEGQIDDDTALIRSSSKDLLINTDIFVEDIHFSESTTSAINVGWKAVVANLSDLASSGVDDVIAITVGLVAPPSTEWKWVDDAYQGIKNALEEFGGKLIGGDCSSGKQKIISITAIGQKGPLHLHRSNAQPGDLLVTSGPHGLSRLGLGLLQSDKLTNTVEIPESLKNKAIKAHQKPYPPIDSLKKLVHCKPPHLPWRAAGTDSSDGLINAVENLCTSSQCKAILEPNNLPKFENWPLGKEWDEWCLYGGEDFELVLSLPSEWAKEWLQEIPLSKCIGTIEKGLPEIIWGNGTAINRKSNIEFHHF; from the coding sequence ATGCCTAGCCCATCATTCTCAAAAGAAACTCTCAGACAAATTGGTGAAAAAGGGGTTCTTAATAGACTAAAGAAGTTTATGGATGAAGGGCAAATAGATGATGACACAGCATTAATCAGATCTTCTTCTAAAGATTTACTTATCAATACAGATATATTTGTAGAAGACATTCATTTTAGTGAATCAACCACATCAGCAATAAATGTTGGATGGAAGGCAGTAGTAGCAAATTTATCTGACCTTGCCTCAAGTGGAGTGGATGATGTAATAGCAATAACAGTAGGCTTAGTAGCTCCTCCATCCACTGAATGGAAATGGGTAGATGACGCATATCAAGGTATCAAAAATGCCTTAGAAGAATTTGGAGGTAAATTAATAGGAGGTGATTGTTCTAGTGGGAAGCAAAAAATAATCTCAATTACAGCAATCGGCCAAAAAGGTCCTCTTCATCTTCATCGATCGAATGCACAACCTGGAGATTTGCTAGTTACTAGTGGCCCACATGGTTTAAGTAGACTAGGGCTGGGATTATTACAATCAGACAAACTAACTAATACAGTTGAGATACCTGAATCATTAAAGAATAAAGCAATAAAAGCACATCAAAAACCCTATCCTCCTATAGATTCTTTGAAAAAATTGGTTCATTGCAAACCACCTCATCTTCCTTGGAGAGCTGCAGGAACAGATAGTAGTGATGGGCTCATCAATGCAGTAGAAAACCTCTGTACAAGCAGTCAATGCAAAGCAATCCTTGAACCAAACAATCTACCTAAATTTGAAAATTGGCCATTAGGCAAAGAATGGGATGAATGGTGTTTATACGGTGGAGAAGACTTTGAACTAGTCCTTAGCCTGCCCTCTGAATGGGCCAAAGAATGGCTCCAAGAGATCCCTTTAAGTAAGTGTATTGGAACAATTGAAAAAGGTTTGCCAGAAATTATTTGGGGAAATGGTACAGCAATTAATAGAAAATCAAATATAGAATTTCATCATTTTTAG
- the murB gene encoding UDP-N-acetylmuramate dehydrogenase: protein MQNNNLLKLPIKALTPLSKLTTLRIGGNAQWLAEPRTINELSELILWAKNKNLSCNAFGAGSNLLISDNGIEGLTICLKKLQGHQIDPSTGIIEVLGGEFIPNLSRKVARHGLHGLEWAVGIPGTIGGAAVMNAGAQGSCIADRLISLKAISIKNGKEFEISNQDLNFSYRQSILQEKSLIVISARFQLDPGHDKEKLINITNQNLAHRLKTQPYHLPNCGSIFRNPEKFKAGKLIEQLGLKGLRHGGAEISSIHANFIINSNQATAKDVLELIEIIQKKIQTKHGFLLQPEIKKLGFN from the coding sequence ATGCAAAATAATAATTTGCTCAAACTTCCAATAAAAGCATTAACTCCCTTGTCAAAGTTAACAACTTTGAGGATTGGAGGGAATGCCCAATGGTTAGCAGAGCCGAGAACAATTAATGAACTATCTGAATTAATATTATGGGCTAAAAATAAGAATCTTTCTTGTAATGCCTTTGGAGCCGGGTCGAACCTTCTGATTAGTGACAATGGAATAGAAGGTCTAACAATATGCTTGAAAAAATTACAAGGACATCAAATAGATCCATCAACTGGGATTATTGAAGTTTTAGGAGGCGAATTCATTCCAAATTTATCAAGAAAAGTCGCACGTCATGGACTACATGGTCTCGAATGGGCAGTAGGAATACCAGGAACAATAGGAGGTGCAGCTGTAATGAATGCAGGGGCTCAGGGAAGTTGCATTGCAGATCGGCTAATATCACTTAAAGCCATTTCAATTAAAAATGGAAAAGAATTTGAAATTAGCAACCAAGATTTAAATTTTTCTTATCGACAAAGTATTCTTCAAGAGAAATCTTTAATTGTTATATCTGCACGTTTTCAACTTGATCCAGGACATGATAAGGAAAAACTAATAAATATAACTAATCAAAACCTAGCTCATCGTTTAAAAACCCAACCTTATCATCTACCAAATTGCGGAAGTATTTTTCGTAATCCAGAAAAATTCAAAGCAGGTAAGCTAATTGAACAACTTGGATTAAAAGGTCTTAGACACGGAGGTGCAGAAATCTCATCGATACATGCCAATTTTATTATTAATTCAAATCAAGCCACGGCTAAAGATGTATTAGAGCTAATAGAAATTATCCAAAAAAAAATTCAGACAAAACATGGCTTTTTACTTCAACCAGAAATAAAAAAACTAGGATTTAACTAA
- a CDS encoding YbaB/EbfC family nucleoid-associated protein, giving the protein MAGFGLPNFGQITEAFKKAQQIQQDAQKLQEELDSLEIEGANEDGRVKIWLSGNQLPLRVKIDNSLLTETNDQIENAILEAMKVAHENSTSNMKTKMQELTGGLNLNLPGLSDSNE; this is encoded by the coding sequence ATGGCAGGATTCGGACTCCCAAACTTTGGACAAATCACAGAGGCATTTAAAAAAGCCCAACAAATTCAACAAGATGCTCAAAAACTCCAAGAAGAATTAGACAGTTTAGAAATCGAAGGGGCTAATGAAGATGGCCGAGTGAAAATATGGTTATCTGGAAACCAATTACCTCTAAGAGTAAAAATAGATAATTCACTGCTTACTGAAACAAATGATCAGATAGAAAATGCCATTCTTGAAGCAATGAAAGTAGCTCACGAGAATTCCACAAGTAATATGAAAACAAAAATGCAAGAGCTAACAGGTGGTTTAAATTTGAACCTACCAGGTCTTAGCGATTCAAATGAATAA
- the rsgA gene encoding ribosome small subunit-dependent GTPase A, whose protein sequence is MINKSNKYNGTVIAIKANFLIVELDYSEKIRLLCTKRRRLEYEGLIVSVGDHVYVEDISWNNLTGVITKVDPRESFINRPQIANFTDILVVVSLLDPQFDSLLTTRFLLKAEETGKKIILILSKSDLVEESDLETFKNRLIQWGYETFVISIINDLGKKNFLTRLHQVKLGVLCGPSGSGKSSLINYLLPKTFIPTGELSKKLRRGRHTTRNVELFSFGNNTFLADTPGFNKPQLNVDQYELASLFPELRKQIEKRQCKFRNCLHLDEPGCVINKNWERYENYKSLLKEIIHLNR, encoded by the coding sequence ATGATAAATAAAAGCAATAAATATAATGGTACTGTTATTGCTATAAAGGCAAATTTTTTAATCGTTGAATTAGACTATTCTGAGAAAATTCGCCTTCTTTGTACCAAAAGAAGGCGGTTGGAATATGAAGGTTTAATAGTTAGTGTAGGAGATCATGTGTATGTAGAAGATATTTCTTGGAATAACCTTACTGGAGTAATTACTAAAGTTGATCCCAGAGAAAGTTTTATTAATAGACCTCAAATAGCAAACTTTACTGATATTCTTGTTGTGGTTTCGCTTTTAGATCCGCAATTTGATTCATTGCTGACTACCCGATTTTTATTAAAAGCTGAAGAAACGGGGAAGAAAATAATATTAATTTTGTCAAAGAGTGATCTTGTAGAGGAAAGTGATTTGGAGACTTTTAAAAATCGATTGATTCAATGGGGATATGAGACTTTTGTTATTTCTATTATTAACGATTTAGGCAAAAAAAATTTCTTAACTCGCTTGCATCAAGTTAAACTCGGGGTTCTTTGTGGTCCATCTGGTTCAGGTAAAAGTAGCTTAATTAATTATTTACTTCCAAAGACTTTCATACCTACTGGGGAATTGTCTAAAAAACTAAGAAGGGGTAGACATACGACTAGAAATGTAGAACTTTTTTCTTTTGGTAATAATACTTTTTTGGCTGATACACCGGGATTTAATAAGCCACAGTTGAATGTAGATCAATATGAACTTGCTTCTTTATTCCCTGAATTAAGAAAACAAATAGAAAAGAGACAATGTAAGTTTAGAAATTGCTTGCATTTAGATGAGCCAGGCTGTGTAATCAATAAAAATTGGGAAAGATATGAAAATTATAAGAGTCTCTTAAAAGAAATTATTCATTTGAATCGCTAA
- the gap gene encoding type I glyceraldehyde-3-phosphate dehydrogenase: MTLRVAINGFGRIGRNFMRCWLSRGANTGLDLVGINVTSDPKTNAHLLKYDSILGQIKDAEIDYTDDTFIINGKTIKCYSDRNPMNLPWKDWGIDLVIESTGVFNTFEGASKHLQVGAKKVILTAPGKGDGVGTFVVGVNADEYRHEDFDVLSNASCTTNCLAPIVKVLDQSFGINKGLMTTIHSYTGDQRILDNSHRDLRRARAAAMNIVPTSTGAAKAVALVYPQMKGKLTGIAMRVPTPNVSAVDLVFESGKSITADSINAALKTASEGAMKGIIKYGDIPLVSSDYAGTNDSTIVDTALTMAIGDNLGKVVAWYDNEWGYSQRVVDLAEVVAKNWK; encoded by the coding sequence ATGACTTTGCGTGTTGCGATTAATGGATTCGGCCGAATTGGTCGCAACTTCATGAGATGTTGGTTAAGTAGAGGGGCCAATACAGGTTTAGATCTTGTTGGCATTAACGTCACTTCAGACCCCAAGACGAATGCTCACTTATTGAAGTACGACTCAATTCTTGGTCAAATTAAAGATGCAGAAATTGATTACACAGACGATACTTTTATTATTAATGGCAAAACGATCAAATGTTATTCAGATAGAAATCCAATGAATCTTCCCTGGAAAGATTGGGGAATAGATTTAGTTATCGAATCAACAGGTGTATTTAATACCTTTGAGGGTGCTAGTAAGCATTTGCAAGTAGGAGCAAAAAAAGTCATTCTTACGGCTCCTGGTAAAGGAGATGGTGTAGGTACTTTTGTAGTTGGAGTAAATGCTGATGAGTATCGTCACGAAGACTTTGATGTTCTTAGTAATGCAAGTTGTACAACTAACTGCCTTGCTCCCATAGTTAAAGTTTTAGATCAGTCTTTTGGAATTAACAAAGGTTTGATGACAACGATTCATAGTTACACAGGTGATCAAAGAATCCTTGATAACAGTCATCGAGATTTAAGAAGGGCTAGAGCAGCTGCAATGAATATTGTTCCTACTTCTACAGGTGCAGCTAAAGCCGTTGCTTTGGTTTATCCCCAAATGAAGGGAAAACTAACAGGAATTGCAATGAGAGTTCCAACTCCTAATGTTTCTGCTGTAGATTTAGTTTTTGAGTCTGGAAAATCAATAACAGCTGATTCAATTAATGCTGCTTTAAAGACAGCTTCAGAAGGAGCTATGAAGGGAATTATTAAATATGGAGATATACCGCTTGTATCTAGTGATTATGCTGGCACCAATGATTCTACAATTGTTGATACTGCTTTGACTATGGCTATTGGAGATAATTTAGGTAAGGTTGTAGCTTGGTACGATAATGAATGGGGCTATAGTCAACGAGTTGTTGATTTGGCTGAAGTAGTTGCTAAGAATTGGAAATAA
- a CDS encoding peptidylprolyl isomerase: protein MTKKLFLLILLTLFISIDFIPMESAIAALPRGNRIKDPYAILRNALPIEEKGLREIQHTLEDTSDLVRGNRWPAINQAASRSQFLLNTRTSEILKLIPDKDQSKAEKILAELKENLQNLNEEASNKNKNNFIKIRRKSLKEVGDLESLFLPEAFPYNIPNEFDDLPRLLGRAKVNIQTSKGDMYAIIDGYNAPLTAGAFIDLASKGFYDGLPMNRAEEFFVLQTGDPKGPEIGYIDPNTKQERHVPLEIRIPGQTETAYNKTFEDLGLYTETPVLPFATLGTLGWAHSDEALDDGSSQFFFFLYEAELNPAGRNLIDGRNAAFGYVVEGEEILNDLGVNDQIISIKILEGLDKLLSHA from the coding sequence ATGACAAAAAAACTTTTCCTCCTGATTCTTCTAACACTATTCATAAGTATAGATTTTATACCTATGGAATCTGCAATAGCAGCATTACCTAGAGGAAACCGTATAAAAGACCCATATGCGATTTTAAGGAATGCACTCCCTATTGAAGAAAAAGGTTTACGAGAAATCCAACACACACTTGAAGACACTAGTGACCTCGTTAGAGGGAATCGTTGGCCAGCAATCAATCAAGCTGCTTCAAGAAGCCAATTTTTATTAAATACTCGTACTAGTGAAATACTTAAGTTAATACCTGATAAAGATCAAAGTAAAGCGGAAAAAATTCTTGCTGAATTAAAAGAAAATCTACAAAATCTTAATGAAGAAGCAAGTAACAAAAATAAAAATAATTTTATAAAAATAAGACGAAAATCTCTTAAGGAAGTAGGTGATCTTGAAAGCCTATTCTTACCCGAAGCCTTCCCATACAATATTCCTAATGAATTTGATGATCTACCTAGACTTCTTGGAAGAGCAAAAGTAAATATTCAAACCTCTAAAGGCGATATGTATGCAATTATCGACGGATACAATGCTCCATTAACTGCTGGTGCATTTATAGATTTAGCATCAAAAGGCTTCTATGATGGTCTCCCTATGAATAGAGCAGAAGAATTTTTTGTGCTACAAACAGGAGATCCCAAAGGTCCTGAAATTGGTTATATAGACCCAAACACTAAGCAAGAAAGACATGTACCTCTTGAAATTAGAATTCCTGGTCAAACAGAAACTGCCTATAACAAAACATTTGAAGATTTAGGCCTATATACAGAAACTCCGGTGCTTCCTTTTGCAACGCTTGGAACACTTGGTTGGGCTCATTCTGATGAAGCTCTCGATGACGGTTCATCTCAATTTTTCTTTTTTCTTTATGAAGCAGAGCTAAATCCTGCCGGTAGAAACTTAATCGATGGAAGAAATGCGGCGTTTGGTTATGTAGTTGAAGGAGAAGAAATCCTTAATGATTTAGGGGTAAATGATCAAATTATCTCTATAAAAATTCTAGAAGGACTAGACAAACTCCTGTCTCATGCCTAG
- a CDS encoding sulfurtransferase TusA family protein, translating to MHKNIDLRGTPCPVNFVRCRLELQQLNHSDSLQVDLDRGEPEEMVIPGLINDGFNVKIVSKEDDFIRFIVIINDK from the coding sequence ATGCATAAAAATATTGATCTCCGTGGAACGCCTTGCCCTGTTAACTTTGTACGATGTCGTTTAGAACTCCAGCAATTAAATCATAGCGACTCCTTACAAGTAGATCTTGATAGAGGTGAGCCTGAGGAAATGGTTATTCCTGGATTAATTAATGATGGTTTTAATGTCAAAATTGTTTCTAAAGAGGATGATTTTATAAGGTTTATTGTGATAATTAATGATAAATAA
- the accB gene encoding acetyl-CoA carboxylase biotin carboxyl carrier protein: MIMNLDHEQLDHLLATLADSDIQEFCLEGKGFRLEIKRNLGPQAYSSSPQTAAPSYEVLKPDSSNFPIEDSTVTSPVATSSNPPPAVASSRGEFLEITAPMVGTFYTAPAPGEPVFVEVGSRITVGKTVCILEAMKLMNELESEVNGEVIEILVENGTPVEFGQVLMKVKPI; encoded by the coding sequence ATCATTATGAATCTTGATCACGAACAGTTAGATCATCTTTTGGCTACTTTGGCTGATAGTGACATTCAAGAATTTTGCTTGGAGGGAAAGGGTTTTCGTCTAGAAATTAAGAGAAATCTAGGTCCCCAGGCTTATTCATCTTCACCTCAGACTGCGGCTCCATCTTATGAGGTTCTTAAACCCGACTCTTCTAATTTTCCTATAGAAGATTCAACAGTTACTTCCCCTGTTGCAACATCAAGCAACCCTCCTCCAGCTGTTGCTTCTTCTAGAGGAGAATTTCTTGAAATAACTGCACCTATGGTAGGCACTTTTTATACAGCGCCTGCGCCTGGAGAACCTGTTTTTGTTGAAGTAGGTTCACGAATAACTGTTGGTAAAACAGTATGTATTTTAGAGGCAATGAAGTTAATGAATGAATTGGAATCTGAGGTTAATGGAGAAGTTATTGAAATTCTTGTTGAAAACGGTACACCAGTTGAATTTGGTCAGGTTTTGATGAAAGTCAAACCTATATAA
- a CDS encoding SDR family oxidoreductase, with amino-acid sequence MLEEVVKRSTCFPSNSKVLIFGGGFSGQHIAKAARELGAQVMCSRRTIQSEGADFVFDSTDSVVPSSCIFENVTHLISCIPPSKNGLDPVLNTFGEELKKIPLQWAGYLSTTGVYGDYKGEWVTENNSTNPKQARSIRRLSCEKAWEAMNIPLQILRLPGIYGPGRSSLEAVKRKNSKMVFKSDQVFSRIHIDDIAGSIMHLINLFSNNVRPKIINLSDNLPATNVEVMSYAANLLKIPLPPLESFENASKDMSPMAISFWEENRRISNHVLTNDLKYDLIHPTYKSGLEDCLKLSK; translated from the coding sequence ATGCTAGAAGAAGTTGTCAAGCGTTCAACCTGTTTTCCTTCAAATTCAAAGGTTCTTATCTTTGGAGGCGGTTTTAGCGGTCAGCACATTGCCAAAGCAGCAAGAGAGCTAGGCGCACAAGTCATGTGCAGCCGACGTACAATACAAAGCGAAGGGGCTGATTTTGTTTTTGACAGCACAGACAGTGTTGTTCCTTCAAGTTGCATTTTTGAAAATGTTACGCATTTAATAAGCTGCATCCCTCCCTCCAAGAATGGACTTGATCCAGTATTAAATACTTTTGGAGAAGAGTTGAAAAAAATACCTCTTCAGTGGGCTGGATATTTATCTACTACAGGAGTATATGGTGATTACAAAGGTGAATGGGTAACAGAAAATAATTCAACCAATCCAAAACAAGCAAGAAGCATTAGAAGACTTTCATGTGAAAAAGCTTGGGAGGCAATGAATATACCATTACAAATTTTACGACTTCCAGGAATATATGGGCCAGGCAGATCTTCATTAGAAGCTGTAAAAAGAAAAAACAGCAAAATGGTTTTTAAATCTGATCAGGTTTTTTCAAGAATACATATTGATGATATTGCAGGTTCAATAATGCATTTAATAAATTTATTTTCTAATAATGTTAGACCTAAGATTATAAATTTATCAGATAACTTACCAGCTACTAATGTTGAGGTAATGTCTTATGCAGCAAATCTTTTAAAAATACCATTACCGCCTTTAGAGTCTTTCGAAAATGCATCTAAAGATATGAGCCCTATGGCAATATCATTTTGGGAAGAAAATCGTAGAATCAGTAATCATGTTTTAACCAATGACTTAAAGTATGACTTAATACATCCTACTTATAAATCAGGGTTAGAAGACTGTTTAAAATTAAGTAAATAA
- a CDS encoding 4-hydroxythreonine-4-phosphate dehydrogenase yields MLRFLFLGLVIYGIAIGLRDGWLIVKWSQLFYNVGFSQVDPEKPMNWSEFIIDRLTENESKQDKD; encoded by the coding sequence ATGTTGCGCTTTTTGTTTTTAGGTCTTGTGATTTATGGCATCGCCATTGGTCTTCGAGATGGTTGGCTGATTGTTAAATGGAGTCAGCTTTTTTATAACGTTGGATTTTCTCAGGTTGATCCTGAAAAACCCATGAATTGGTCTGAGTTTATTATTGACAGACTGACAGAAAATGAATCAAAACAAGATAAAGATTAA
- the pdxA gene encoding 4-hydroxythreonine-4-phosphate dehydrogenase PdxA, translated as MQKIQKQCASQSRIAIALGDPAGIGVEVTLKALGSKDLPKNMQPLLVGCKQNIELTYSQLKAQGIVSLENLEKIEIIDIPLTEKLIYGEANEKTGEASFHALTHAAELVLKKEARALVTAPIAKYAWEEAGYRYPGQTERLAEIANVKSASMLFTAVSPHNSLRINTLLATTHIPLIDIAHVLTPELVTSKLDILLSFCKKFKRNPKLAVAGLNPHAGEKGKLGFEEINWLTPTLEKWRHKHPEISLEGPVSPDTCWLSTAYSWINNQNFNCPDGILALYHDQGLIPIKVIAFDSAVNTTLGLPFIRTSPDHGTGFDIAGKGVARPESMIAAINTAWELSA; from the coding sequence ATGCAAAAAATTCAAAAACAATGTGCAAGTCAAAGCCGAATAGCAATAGCATTAGGCGATCCAGCAGGAATAGGAGTTGAAGTAACCCTTAAAGCACTTGGATCTAAAGACCTACCTAAAAATATGCAGCCTTTGCTAGTTGGATGCAAACAAAATATAGAACTTACATATTCTCAGCTAAAAGCACAAGGCATTGTTTCTTTAGAAAATTTAGAAAAAATTGAAATTATAGATATACCTTTAACTGAGAAACTGATATATGGAGAAGCAAATGAAAAAACAGGTGAAGCAAGCTTTCACGCGTTAACACATGCTGCTGAACTTGTACTGAAGAAAGAGGCAAGGGCTCTAGTTACGGCGCCAATTGCAAAATATGCATGGGAAGAAGCTGGCTATAGATATCCAGGACAAACAGAGCGCTTAGCAGAAATAGCAAATGTAAAAAGTGCTTCAATGCTTTTTACAGCAGTTTCTCCACATAATTCATTGAGAATTAACACATTGCTTGCTACTACTCATATTCCTTTAATTGATATCGCGCATGTGCTTACACCTGAACTTGTAACATCAAAATTAGATATTCTTTTATCGTTTTGTAAAAAATTTAAAAGAAACCCAAAGTTAGCTGTTGCTGGTCTCAACCCACATGCTGGAGAAAAAGGGAAATTAGGATTCGAAGAAATTAATTGGCTAACTCCAACTCTTGAAAAATGGAGACATAAACATCCGGAAATCTCTCTTGAAGGACCTGTCTCTCCAGATACTTGCTGGCTCTCAACAGCCTATTCGTGGATAAACAATCAAAATTTCAATTGTCCTGACGGAATACTGGCTTTGTATCATGATCAAGGTTTAATTCCAATCAAAGTTATTGCATTTGATTCAGCCGTAAATACAACATTAGGACTTCCGTTTATCAGAACATCACCAGATCATGGCACAGGATTTGATATAGCTGGCAAAGGCGTTGCAAGGCCTGAAAGTATGATCGCTGCAATCAACACAGCCTGGGAACTCTCTGCTTAA
- the efp gene encoding elongation factor P, translated as MISSNDFRTGTTIELDGAVWRVIEFLHVKPGKGSAFVRTKLKSVQAGNVVEKTFRAGEMVPQALLEKATLQHTYMDSGEYVFMDMSSYEETRLTAKQIGESRKYLKEGMEVNVVSWNESPLEVELPNSVVLQVKETDPGVKGDTATGGTKPAILETGAQIMVPLFISVGEKIKVDTRNDSYLGREN; from the coding sequence ATGATTTCAAGTAACGACTTCCGTACAGGCACAACTATTGAATTAGATGGTGCTGTTTGGCGAGTAATAGAATTCTTACATGTTAAGCCAGGTAAGGGTTCCGCCTTCGTTCGAACTAAATTAAAATCTGTGCAAGCTGGAAATGTTGTAGAGAAAACTTTCCGCGCAGGTGAGATGGTGCCTCAGGCTTTATTAGAAAAAGCTACACTGCAGCATACGTATATGGATTCAGGCGAATATGTATTTATGGATATGAGTAGTTATGAAGAAACTAGATTGACTGCTAAACAAATTGGTGAAAGCAGAAAATATCTTAAAGAAGGCATGGAAGTTAATGTAGTCTCTTGGAATGAGAGTCCTTTAGAGGTTGAATTGCCAAACTCTGTTGTTTTACAAGTAAAGGAAACAGATCCTGGAGTCAAAGGAGATACTGCTACTGGTGGTACAAAACCTGCAATTCTAGAAACTGGGGCACAAATTATGGTTCCTTTATTTATTTCAGTAGGTGAGAAGATCAAAGTAGATACACGTAATGATAGTTATCTAGGTCGGGAGAACTAA
- the murC gene encoding UDP-N-acetylmuramate--L-alanine ligase, whose product MTKNYYHQCHFHFIGVGGIGMSGLALILFKRGYSISGSDKNNNQAITKLKALGITIFDNQSKNNIKEILKIKKQEVIIIVSSAIPDENDELKAAKENQIKILHRSDILSNLIDNQSTILVAGSHGKTTTSTLITTLFALNNQKPTAIIGGIVPYYNSNANAGDGEFLIAEADESDGSLIKYKGTLAIITNLELDHTDLYKNINDLIKKMTIFGQNSEQVLANYDCNNVRKCNLVNPKWCSTKYIKEVNFSAIPIKITGYETIAKYYEEGRFINQITIPLPGLHNLSNALSAIAACRISGIEFTKVNQYLKKLESPNRRFEFKGIWKNRQIVDDYGHHPSEIRETIKMARLIVESKKSILPLNSNRLVLLFQPHRYSRTKDLMKEFAEELGKVDVLILAPIYSAGEKPIEKINLQTLKSKILSNYPKLTIVELKELDNIKNILEKETKKNDLIVVMGAGNINKVSEKLTANQLNRSYAK is encoded by the coding sequence TTGACCAAAAATTACTACCATCAATGCCATTTCCACTTTATTGGTGTTGGTGGAATTGGAATGTCAGGATTAGCGCTAATTTTATTCAAACGTGGTTATTCAATCTCAGGATCAGACAAAAACAATAATCAAGCAATTACCAAATTAAAAGCACTAGGAATAACTATTTTTGATAATCAATCAAAAAACAATATTAAAGAGATTTTAAAAATAAAAAAACAAGAGGTAATCATAATAGTTAGTTCAGCAATTCCTGACGAAAATGATGAGCTAAAAGCCGCCAAAGAAAATCAAATAAAGATTTTACATCGTTCTGACATTCTGTCCAATTTAATAGACAATCAATCAACAATATTAGTCGCTGGCAGCCATGGGAAAACAACAACTAGTACTTTGATTACAACTCTTTTTGCCCTGAATAATCAAAAACCGACAGCAATAATTGGAGGGATCGTTCCTTATTACAATTCTAATGCAAATGCAGGGGATGGGGAATTTCTTATTGCCGAAGCAGATGAATCAGATGGTAGTTTGATTAAATACAAAGGAACCTTAGCAATAATAACGAATCTTGAACTTGATCATACAGATCTATACAAAAACATCAATGATTTAATTAAAAAAATGACAATATTTGGGCAAAACTCAGAGCAAGTACTAGCAAATTACGATTGCAATAATGTAAGGAAATGTAATTTAGTGAATCCAAAGTGGTGCTCAACAAAATATATAAAAGAAGTGAATTTTTCAGCAATACCTATAAAAATAACTGGATACGAAACAATCGCAAAATATTATGAAGAAGGAAGATTTATTAATCAAATAACAATACCATTACCAGGTCTACATAATCTTAGTAATGCTTTAAGTGCAATTGCTGCATGCAGAATCTCTGGAATTGAGTTTACAAAGGTAAATCAATATCTAAAAAAACTAGAATCTCCTAACAGAAGATTTGAATTTAAGGGAATATGGAAAAATCGACAAATTGTAGATGACTATGGACATCATCCCAGTGAAATTAGAGAGACAATTAAAATGGCTAGATTGATTGTTGAAAGCAAAAAAAGTATACTCCCCCTTAATTCAAATCGTTTAGTATTACTCTTCCAACCTCATAGATATAGTAGAACAAAAGATTTAATGAAAGAATTCGCTGAAGAGCTTGGAAAAGTTGATGTGCTTATACTTGCTCCTATATATAGTGCTGGAGAAAAGCCTATTGAAAAGATAAATCTTCAAACATTAAAGTCTAAGATTCTGAGTAATTATCCAAAGTTAACTATTGTAGAATTAAAAGAATTAGATAATATCAAGAATATTTTAGAAAAAGAAACTAAAAAAAATGATTTAATAGTTGTAATGGGAGCTGGCAATATAAATAAAGTTTCAGAAAAATTAACAGCTAATCAATTAAATAGAAGTTATGCAAAATAA